The Candidatus Caldatribacterium sp. genomic sequence ACTTTCCCTCTTTCGAGGCTAAGACGGGCATCAAGGTTAATTGGATCGAAATGCCAGGTGATGAAGAGACTTTGAGGGCGCAGTTAATAGCGGGTAAGGGTCCAGATGTTGTTGGATTAGCAGGTCCTTCCTTTGTTCCCTTGTATATCGACGCAGGTTTCCTAAAGCCGCTGGATGAGTATGCGGAGAAGTACCGTTGGAAGGATTTAATGGTGGATCTGTACTGGCAACTCGGACACTATAAGGGAAAGTTCTATACAATACCTCAGGAATTCGAGGCGATGGTTCTGTTTTACAACCCTCGTATATTTAGGGAGAATGGATGGACTCCTCCGAGGACACTTGCAGAGATGGAAGAATTGGCGGCCAAGATGAAAGAGAAAGGTATAATGCCGTTTG encodes the following:
- a CDS encoding extracellular solute-binding protein translates to MRRSLRLQGTVAVVLLVVVLLASPLAMAREITVWLAWLEEPQKEWLVNKYFPSFEAKTGIKVNWIEMPGDEETLRAQLIAGKGPDVVGLAGPSFVPLYIDAGFLKPLDEYAEKYRWKDLMVDLYWQLGHYKGKFYTIPQEFEAMVLFYNPRIFRENGWTPPRTLAEMEELAAKMKEKGIMPFANGNVGWKPAIEWIFTAAVNSIAGPEKVYRALKGE